One segment of Ziziphus jujuba cultivar Dongzao chromosome 12, ASM3175591v1 DNA contains the following:
- the LOC132800130 gene encoding uncharacterized protein LOC132800130, with translation MVLVPKAKQVSTFNHLRLISLCNTVYKIFSKLLANRIRCVLDKIISPTQTAFVPGRWIGENSILVNEIIHSMNKKKKAHGLVGFKIDMMKAYDRVDWVELLLNGSVFSKLEMKKCLRQGDPLSPFLFIIYSKLLSRLFMKLENEGRIHGIKLDRSSPAITHLMFADDVLVFCRANPNEVKEVFECLNSYCKWTGQKVHIAKSAFEALKKMVEAKLQGWKAKLLSQAGKHTLVKSVVTAIPLYAMSVNNLPSNSCHDIEKMACHFIWNSRERGKSYIPISWNRICRLKAAGGLGIRRLKDMNQAMLSKLGWSLATYSSKAWVQALKAKYFAGSTFLRCKKKKGSSRSWNGILLARKLILNGLCYRVGKGNNINIWENPWVPNNPDFKPVPSSAEQTRAVEMVDSLKLMDGSWNMEKLQDMFDRNTVRNICKIPCSSHGLEDKLIWSGTSNGLFSVKSSFKMEFWKNLPPFPWWKHLWPSKIHERTKFFLWKLANKGLATASNLLDRNMMVVSQLCVHGCGCRETDSHLFFHYQVAKAIWFATPWSIKWDSLENLSLEEKLLVLTNPTGVLLVHSDDKEEFFLFQEAKFAANFCSGAHNMLHSRPARRTPPLQCIKINTDAAIRDGSSMVAVIARDQKGCLLKIKAVQCNSDIPEVAEVFGVLQGLLLAQVEGWNNLWCESNARMLVQSLNNPERHLSHWVAAGFIFDILRFLKDFQEVHFAWIPREENIVADFVCSWCLKHNISGFLSQSSLPSSFSAFVTQEECGV, from the exons ATGGTCCTAGTTCCCAAAGCCAAGCAAGTGTCTACCTTCAATCACCTAAGACTCATAAGTCTCTGCAATACAGTGTACAAGATTTTCTCAAAGCTCCTTGCTAATCGGATACGCTGTGTCCTTGACAAAATCATTTCTCCCACGCAGACTGCTTTTGTGCCGGGAAGATGGATTGGAGAAAACTCCATCCTAGTAAATGAAATCATCCATTCgatgaacaagaagaagaaagcccACGGGCTCGTAGGCTTTAAGATTGATATGATGAAAGCCTATGACCGTGTGGATTGGG TGGAGTTACTGTTGAATGGCAGCGTCTTCAGCAAGCTTGAAATGAAAAAATGTCTTAGACAAGGAGATCCCCTCTCTCCTTTCCTCTTCATTATATACTCAAAACTTTTATCCAGATTGTTCATGAAGTTGGAAAATGAAGGTAGAATACATGGTATCAAACTGGACAGATCAAGCCCAGCGATCACACATTTGATGTTTGCAGATGACGTTCTTGTTTTCTGCAGAGCAAATCCAAATGAGGTCAAAGAAGTTTTTGAGTGTCTTAACTCATACTGCAAATGGACAGGTCAAAAAGTCCATATTGCTAAGTCAG CTTTTGAGGCTCTTAAGAAGATGGTTGAAGCCAAGCTCCAAGGTTGGAAGGCAAAATTACTTTCTCAAGCTGGCAAGCACACCTTAGTGAAATCTGTAGTCACTGCTATCCCTTTATATGCTATGTCTGTGAACAATCTCCCTTCCAACTCGTGTCATGACATTGAGAAAATGGCGTGTCATTTTATCTGGAACAGCAGAGAACGAGGTAAGAGCTATATTCCAATCTCCTGGAACAGAATTTGTAGACTCAAAGCTGCTGGCGGGCTTGGCATAAGAAGACTCAAAGACATGAATCAAGCTATGCTCAGTAAATTGGGTTGGAGCTTGGCTACATACTCGAGTAAAGCTTGGGTTCAAGCATTAAAAGCAAAATATTTTGCAGGAAGTACTTTCTTGAGatgcaagaaaaagaaaggtagCTCTCGGAGTTGGAATGGCATCTTGCTGGCTAGAAAACTTATTCTGAATGGCCTATGCTATAGGGTGGGAAAAGGGAATAATATCAACATTTGGGAAAACCCCTGGGTCCCAAACAACCCAGATTTTAAGCCAGTTCCATCCTCGGCGGAACAAACCAGAGCTGTAGAGATGGTGGATTCCTTAAAGCTCATGGATGGGAGTTGGAATATGGAGAAGCTCCAAGATATGTTTGATCGAAACACTGTTCGAAATATATGCAAAATTCCGTGTTCCAGCCATGGTTTGGAAGATAAACTCATTTGGAGTGGTACCTCTAATGGCCTATTCTCAGTCAAGTCTTCTTTTAAGATGGAATTCTGGAAAAACCTACCTCCCTTTCCTTGGTGGAAGCATCTCTGGCCCTCAAAAATACATGAACGTACAAAATTCTTTCTATGGAAACTGGCCAATAAAGGTTTAGCCACTGCTTCCAACTTATTAGACAGGAATATGATGGTGGTGAGCCAGCTTTGTGTGCATGGTTGTGGCTGTCGGGAGACAGATAGTCATCTGTTCTTTCATTACCAGGTTGCCAAGGCAATCTGGTTTGCTACACCTTGGAGTATTAAATGGGATTCGCTTGAAAATCTATCACTGGAAGAGAAACTATTGGTTTTAACCAATCCAACTGGCGTGCTCCTAGTTCATTCAGATGACAAAGAAGAGTTCTTCCT ATTCCAAGAAGCGAAATTTGCAGCCAATTTTTGCTCAGGAGCTCACAACATGCTCCACAGCAGACCAGCAAGGAGGACTCCACCCTtacaatgtatcaaaataaatacagatgCAGCAATAAGGGATGGGTCAAGCATGGTAGCAGTTATAGCCAGAGACCAAAAGGGCTGTTTACTTAAGATCAAGGCAGTTCAATGTAACTCAGATATCCCAGAAGTAGCTGAAGTTTTTGGAGTGCTTCAGGGCTTGCTATTAGCACAAGTAGAAGGCTGGAATAACTTATGGTGTGAATCAAATGCAAGGATGCTAGTTCAAAGCCTAAACAATCCTGAACGCCATTTAAGCCACTGGGTTGCTGCaggttttatttttgatattctGCGTTTCTTGAAAGATTTTCAGGAAGTTCATTTTGCTTGGATCCCTAGGGAGGAAAATATCGTAGCTGATTTTGTTTGTAGCTGGTGTTTAAAGCACAATATTAGTGGTTTTTTGTCTCAAAGTTCCCTCCCTAGCAGTTTCTCTGCCTTTGTAACCCAGGAGGAGTGTGGCGTGTAG